The window AATACCTAATTGCATTCCTATATTGCGGTTGTACTGCTGTAAATATAACTTTTCCGTTTTTAACTATTAAATGGTCAATTGTATCCAGCATCCCAAACGCACTGAACAGTGTTCCAATATCAGCGCACCACCACATATGAATAAAACTAAATGGTATTTCATCAGCCTTACCATTTCCATTCGGATCTTTAGTCTTGAAAGCAACTAAAGCATCGTGCATTTCTTTTAAGTTAGTAGGCATTTTCAAACCAAGTTTATCAAGCCATTTTTTATTAATAAACTGAAATGATAGAACTGCTCCAATAGCTTCCTTGCCTGTTCCCAATTCTTCACCTACTGGTAGTGAATATATATGTCCATCAGGTAAAGTCACAAATTTCTTTATATCAGGTCGCCTTTTAAATAACTTAACTACATTTGGCATATATTGGTTAATTAAATTATCAAGTCTTAAAATTGTTCCATCTTGACTATATTTAAATAAATCATAATCTGAAAATCCTGCTCCATAAAAGGCATCAGGTAAATCTCCACTTGCTAACAACAAATTTTTCTTTTCCTGATAATCAGAATCAGGAATATTTATCCATTGAATATGCACGTTAGTCAATTTTTCAAGTCTCTTGAATATCAACATCTCGTTATAATTTGGTGCTAAAGGCGCTTTTGGCGAGACTATTTTTAGTGTAACCTTAGTCTTTACAATTGGTAAACCTGTCTTGTTGAAACCAAGCTGTTTCATCCACGAGGAATACCCAAGAATCGAGCTAAAGGTAAACAGTACCAAAGTAGCAAACGCAATTAATTTTTTCTTCATCGTAATCCTCCTCCGTTTTTTTAATAAATTTTAGAATAAAATAACATACCCTTTTATTAAGCAAATTCACCTATAACATATTCTATCACCACCTTAATTTATTTAATTATTAACTCTTCGCAGAAACGCTCAAGACGAGCGTTCTTAAACGTTTCTGTAACTTTAAGGTTGAAAAAACAATCATAAATACATCCAAGTGCTTTTAAGAAGAACTTTATAACGAAATTCTAACTTAGAAATTAGTCGAAGTATATTGAAGTATATTAAAGTATATTGTTACTCTTTTTACCCTAAGCCCTAAATGATAGTTTTCATAATACCTTGGGTGTTCACAAAAGGTCTATTCAATTTTGAAAAACTATTTCAATTTCTCCAAAATTGTCATTCCTTCAAATCAAGGAACTTAGAAAAATCACCTTTTAATATCACATTTTTGGTGGCTATCAATTAATTTGTGCTAATTTGAATATTAACCCTTTATTGAACCAATCATAACACCTTTTACAAAGTATTTTTGGATAAAAGGATAAATAATTAAAACAGGTACAGATGATACAACAATTGAAGAATATTTTATAAGTTCTCTCACTTTTAATTTTGCAGCTAAAGTATCAACATCCACCATCATCCCTAATTGAGGTTCGGACTGAATTAAAATTTTTCGGAGGACAAGCTGCAAAGGATATAATTTTTCATTTGAAAGATATATTAATGCATCAAAAAAACCATTCCACTGACCAACAATCGCAAATAACGCTAAAACAGCTATAATTGGCCTCGACAAAGGCAGTACTATCTTTACAAAGAAACGTAAATCAGAACAACCATCCATAAATGCTGCTTCTCTTAGCTCTTCGGGAATATTGAGTTGAAAGAACGTGCGAGTAATTATTAAATTCCATACAGAAACTGCACCAGGTATTACCATTGCCCAAATTGTGTCTAACATACCAAGACTTTTTACTAAAAGATATGTAGGAATAAGACCACCACCAAAAAACATTGTAAAAACAAATACTGCCATAAAGAAATTTCTGCCATAAAAATCTTTTCTTGCCAACGGATATGCTCCGCTCACTGTCATCGCAACACTAATAATTGCTCCTAATCCAGCATAAATTAGTGTGTTTCTATATCCTAATAAAATTGAATTATCCTCAAATATTCGTTTATAACCATCAAAAGTAATTCCTTTAGGTAAAAACCAGATTTGTCCACTAGAGACCATATCCGGGTCACTAATTGACGCAATGATGATAAAATACAAGGGGTATAGTACAATGAGTGCAAAAAATATCAAACTTAAATAACTTATTGTATCAAACAATCTATCCTCCGAACTTTGGTTTTTAGTTCTAAACATTCTATCCTCTCCTTTTACCACAGACTTGTTTCGCTAAACTTTTTTACTATCCAATTTACTATAATTAGCAATATAAAATTTATAACAGAATTGAATAACCCCACTGCAGTAGAAAAAGAGTATTGTGCTTGTAGTAATCCTAATTTATAGACGTATGTCTGAATAATTTCAGATACATCTAAATTAAGAGGTGTTTGCATTAAATATGCTTTTTCAAAACCTACATTCATAATATTGCCAAGTGCCAATATTAACTGTATAATTATAACTGGCATTATTGCAGGTATGTCTATAACAATCGTTCTTTTAAACTTGGAAGCCCCATCTACTATAGCAGCTTCATGCAATTGAGGATCCACACTTGATAATGCTGCCATATACACTACTGTTCCCCACCCTGTACCCTGCCATGCACTTGACAATACATATAATGGTCTGAACCAACCTGGAGTGGCAAAAAAATCTATTGTATTGCCACTTATCGCTTGAATAATCTTGTTAATAATACCACTGGACGGAGATAAAAACACATACATCATACCTACTAAAACTACTGTTGAGATAAAGTATGGTGCATATAAAATAGTTTGAATAGTTTTCTTAATCTTTTCGTTTGGTAACTCATTAAGCATTAAAGCAACAATTATCGGCAAAGGGAAGGTTACTATTAGCTGAAATATATTTAGATAAACAGTATTCTTGATTAAATCCCAAAAGTTAAATGAATTAAAGAAATCTTCGAAATACTTGAAACCAACCCATGGACTACCTATTATACCTTTTGTCGGGCTGTAATCTTTAAAGGCTATTAATATTCCGTACATTGGTATATATTTAAAAATGATGAAATACAAAAAGGTAGGCATAATCAATAAATACAATTGATAATTTCTTAAAATCTTTTTAAACGTTATCCTCATTTTAACTCCTCCTGGATTTGTTATATCTTAAATGCTTTTTGTTTTAGTTTTTAGAATTTTAAAATTCTTATATAAAAAGTTCTGGAATAAGATTGTAGTTAATCGTTTTTCTGATGTTTAAAAAACAATTAACACGTTCCCCTCACTATTAATTCAGTTGGAAGCCTATACTCACCATACTTGGTACTTTTTCTATTGATTCGATTTAATAACACTTCTGCAGCTTTAACTCCCATTTCATAGGGATATTGTTTCACTACAGAAAGTGGAGGATTAGTAACACTAGTCCATTGATAATCGTCATAACCAATGATAGCAATTTGTTCAGGTACTTTTATATTACTATCATACAAATATTTTACTGTACCATTTGCCATTACATTATTTGCAACAAATAAAGCAGTCACCCCCTCTTTTTCAACAAGTTCTTTAGCAAATTCGTATCCATTGTTAAAGTTAGCTTCTCCAATTCTTATTAAAGAATAAACTACCTCTAAATTGTTATCTATAATTGCCCTTTTATATCCTTCTATTCTTTCGTCACTCGTTGTTATTCCTAATGGACCACTAATAAAACCAATCTTTTTATGTCCTTTTTTTATCAAAGTATACACTGCCTCATATGAACCTTTAAAATTGTCAGATAAAACACAATCAGAAGAAAAACCTTTTGGTATTCTGTCAATAAACACAATTGGGTAATTGTTACCAATCATCTCATGCATAAAACTATGTTCATCTTTTGTAGGAGCTATAATTAAACCATCTATCATTTGTGTATTAAAAAGCTTGATTAATTCCTTTTCTCTTTCTAACTGTTCGTAGGAATTACTTAATAACAAACTATAACCATATTTTTTTAATGTATTTTCAATACCTTGGGCTACACTAATAAAGAAAAAACTCGACGTATCATCTGGTAACATTGGCACAATTAATCCTATTATATTTGATTTCTTACTTCTTAATCTTTTAGCAACTGAATTAGGCACATAATTAAGTTCCTTCATTGCCTGTAAAACTTTCCTTCTTAAATCTTCTGATACATACTTAGAATTATTTATAACATGAGATACTGTGGCCACAGAAACATTTGCTTTTTTAGCAACATCTCTTATAGTAACTCTCAAAACACTTCACCTTCAGATAGAAATTTATTTTAAATGTTTTTAATGACTAATTTTGCGGATATTAATTAATGGATAATCGTTTTTCTATTATTATTTTAATCAAAGTATAGTTTTTTGTCAACAATGTTTTTATCTTTTACAGAAAAGTTTTCAGTATAATTGTATACCACAAGCTACTAAAATGGAAATATTATTGTGCCTTCTGTTTTATTCGTTTAAAATATTATTTCTGCAATTTTTTAGTTGTTTAATAAAAGATAAAAGACAACAAGAATGACTGTAAAAATAAACTCTGCAACAATACAATATTACTCTTCATCGAATTTATTTAAAACTATTTTATTTTTAGTGTTTTTTGATTATCGAAAAATATTAACTTTTTAACTTTTCAACAATTCTATCAACTATCCTTTCCTGATACCCCGAAAGCTTTAATTCTCTCATTTTATTGCATACATCAAAAAGCTCTGGGCTTTTTACATTTCGTAGCATCACAAGCCTCTTTTGAGAAATCTTGTTTTTAGATAAAGACAAAAGGTAGCTTTCTTCATCCATGCAAACAGGAACTGCATTGTAGTTTTGAATAATCCTGTCTGCTATCAAGAGCCCTTCAGGGTCAAAGTCGCCTGAGTAAAATATAGTAAAGCCTTCTTTTGAAAGGCTTTCAAGTACAATCTTTGTAGAAAGTCTTAGCTGCCCGTTTGTACAAATGAGAGAAATATCACTGCAAGCTTGCATCAGCATTGAAAACACAGCAGGGTTTTCTACAACCACAATTTTCTTTGAATATCCAAAAAACTGCTTGTAATCCTTAATGGTATAAAGAGGCAGAATCACCGGCTTTTTTTGCAAAGCAAAACTTTTGAGCGCTTCATCTTCTGTTCCATCTTCTGATATTGCACCTATACCATATACCAAACACCAGTTTGAAAGCTCGTCTATGATGATGTTGTGCATGTACAAAAGTTCAGTTTTTTCCTCTGAAGATTTTGGATATTCAACATTTTTTACCAGGCTTAAAATTCTTAAAAATATCTTGCCACTGTCGCGGTCTTCGTCAAAAAAATGAGGGTCATGCGCCATTTTAGTTGCAAACACCGCAAGACTTTCTATTCTTTCTGGCTTTGTTGCGGCAGCTTTTAAGCATACTTTTAAAATGTTCAAAAGTTTTTCTTCAGAATACTTCTTAAAATACCCTTCAAACTGCTTGAAATTTTCTTTTACAGCTTGAAATACACACTCACTATCTGCGCCGTTTGCCAACTGTTTTTCTAATTTTTCAAGAAAGCCTGAAAGTTGCTTTTGTCTGCTCTCTTTTTCTTCTTTTTTTGTTAAAATATCTTTTTTTAGAACATGTGAAAGCACATCTTTAAAATCAAGCGAAGAAAATTTGGTCTGCTCAAACCTCTTTTGTGCAAACTCTTTTACATTGACAACCACCCTGTCACCGCTGACAATTCTTCCAAGATAGCGCGAAAGCATCTCTTTTTCAACTGGCTGTAGGTTTTCCAGCACAACCTTGCCTGAAAACCTGCCAAGCGACCTGTATTTGTTGTAAATGAGCTCCAGCACACGCACAAAACCCTTGTGCGAAAAGTATTCTATGCACTCTTGTAAAAGCCTGTCTTCCTTCATATCTCCACCAACACCTTCTTGTACCCGTTCCAGATGTATTTTACTTTGAGAACACAGCCTTTGTTTCGGTCTGAAATAAGTTCATAAATGCAAAGTCCTGGCACTGTTTTGTAATCTCCCCACAGAATCTGAGAGTTCATGATATAGTCAAACTCCAAACTTTCTATCAGGTCAAACATCTTTTCAATGTTGTTCTCATCAACGCCGGCAAATGCCTCATCAAGCGCAATTATGCGCGGTGCAAAGCTTGCAGCACTCTGGTACTTTGCACATAGCGCTGCCAAAAGAGGAACATAAATGGAAAGTGCTTTTTCGCCCCCAGAAAACTTGTCGTATGCGTTGTTTGTAAGCTCTCTTCTGTTTTCGGTACCTCTTTGATAATAGAGCCTGAACTCAAACCACTGCCTGTAATCCAAAATCTCTTTCATTATCTCATAAAGACTTCGAAAACTGTCGGGTGAGTCCTGAAGTCTTTTTGCCCTTTCAATACGTGCCCTGAAGTGTCTCACAACCTTTTGTTTGTCTTCATCAGTTGCAATAGACAAGTCTTTGCTCATGAGTCCTATCAACTCCGCAGTTGAAAGCTCATCTTCAAGTTCCTGTTTTTTCTGCTCCCACGAAAGTCTGAATTTAAGATTTCCTGAAAGGTCCATGCCGTCCATTAGCTCATTCATTCTCTTTACCCAGTCCTGTGCAAGCATTATCTTACTTGAGATTCTCCGTCCAATGTCTTTTATTAAAACCTCTTCAAAAAGCTCTCTTTCCTGCTGGGTGATAAGATTTTTCTTCTCGATTATTTCAAAATCTATTCTCTCTAAAAATTCATAAAGTGAAAGCAATCTTCCATCCTTCTTTGCTGTCCAAAAATATCTTGCATAGCCAGTCTTTTCATCTTCCTTGAGATAAAGATTTGCTCCAAACTCTGCAATCTGCACTTGAGCTTCATAGTGTGCAGAAATGAGCCTTTCAAAAACCTGGTTCAAATCCTTGGATTTAAATTCATTAGCAAAGCTACTTTTTTCCTTTGCAAACTCTAAAAGTTTGCTCTCATCCTCAATATTTTCTTCCTTCCATACAAAACCAAAAGAAAGTTCAATCTTCAGCACTTCAAGGCTATTTGTGTACTCTATTTTGGCTTTTTCAAGCTGCGAAGCTTTTGTCTCAATCAGCGCTTCATGTCGTGAAATTTTTGCAACTATCTCCTGAAGATTTTTGTTAAAGCTCTCTATCTCCTTAGGAATACTATCAAGACGCTCAATTGCCTTTTGCTGCTCTTCAAAAAGCTTATGAGCATCATCGCTTGAAAGCCTTTTTTCAATTTCAATTTTCTTTAGTTCTAAACCTTCCAATCTTGTTTTTAAAACCTGCAAATCGAAGCTTAAATTTTGAATATTTTCTTCTATCTGTAGGATTTGATCTTTTCGTAAGTCTAATGTCCTTGAAACTAATTTTTCTTTTTCAACCTCGTTTTCTAAATTAACAAGTACACTTTTAAGTTTTTGAGCTTCTTGGCTCAGCTTTAAAAAATTATCCTTCGTAGCTGTAATAGAAAGTTTTGTTGCAATGACAGAAATCTCATGCTGTGAACTATTTTCTCTTCCCAAAAGCTCTCTTATCTTCTTTTCTAAAAACTCTATCTCTTTTTGAAGTTTTGACTTTCTATCTTCCCTTTCTTCAATCATCTCAAACGCAGTGTCAAGGTCAACCAATGAAGGAAAGCTGTTTCTCTCGTTTTTTAGCTTCTCAACCAAATTTTTCTGTGCATTTCTTTCCTGTTTTTTGTTATCTAATTCAACTGAAAGCTTCTGCACTTCATCTTCAAGCTGTGATATTAGCATCTGCCTGTACCTTCTTCTATTTTCAATGCCAATAAACTTTGCATTTTCGCACGTGGTTGTTCTGCCTTTTAAAATGCTACTACCAAACCTTCCATCCTCACTGATGTAAATCCCATCATCTTTTTCGGTGGCAAAGATGCTGTCAATCACAGCTGCCACTTCCTGTTTTAGCTCAATAGGTCCATCAAAGTCAGCAACTTCCAAAAACTGGTTCAGTAGATGCGAAAAATACGCAGGTTTTGAAATTAAAATTATTTCTTTTTCATCATCCATAAGGTCTGAAAGAATATCTTTGTGTTTTTCTGGAACAATCAAAGCGTTCAAAATCCCAAGACAGTTTAGCGCATCTTCAATGATAGCTTTCTTTTTTTCGTCCACACCGTCTTTAAAATCCACAGCCATATAAAAAGGTATAAATGGCACCCCTTTTTGCAAAAGCCTGTCTCTTACCTTCTTCTGCTGAGGAGACAGAATAATCTCGTCATCCTTCTGGCTTTTAATTTTTTCAATCTCCTCTTTCTTAGCTTTAATTTGGCCATTTAACGTTTCTATCTCAAATTCAAGCCTTCTTATTGTATCTGAGATAGCAAGATAATGAAAGTTATAAATATCATCTAAGATTGAGTATATTCTGCCATAATCACCTTTTCTCTCACAACTATTTATCGCCTGGAAAATTGCTGTTCTCTGCTCATCTAAAGCTTTGAAAACCTCATTTTGTTCAAAGTAAATAGAAATAGCATTCTTCAAACTATTTTTTACTTCTTCAAGCTGAAGCAAAAGATTTTGTATCTCTTCCTCCACCTTTTGTGCTTCTGCTCTGTTCATATCAAGCTCTTTATAAAAGCCGTCCAAATCTTTCTTGATTTCACTTAATTTTTCATAATTTTTAAGTGCAATTTCAACCTGAGATAAGAAAGATGAAAGCTCATCCTTTAAAATGTCAAGGCTTCCCTGCTCAAGAAGATACATATCAAGCGTTTCTAAAAATCTCTGAAAACCAATTGATTCGATTAGCAATTTGCCTTCTTTGACGCTATCTTTTATTTTTCTTTTGTACTTTTCAAGCTCTTCTTCTAAAGCGATAAGCTGCTGTCTTTCCTTTTCAAGTTTTTGTGAAGCTGAATTTATCTGGGAAATCTTTTTGTTTTTCTGCTCCTCAAGTTCTCTGAGCTCTTCTTTTATATTTAAAAGCTCTTTTTGAAGCTTGAATATGTCACTTTCTTTTATACTTTCAAGCCTCAATGTCAAAGACTCTTGCTCTTTTTTAAGCTCTTCTATTTTTTCTTCTATCTTAAGCTTTTCTTCTCTATTTTTCTCAACCTCAGTTTGAGCTTTTTCAAGCTCTTTTTTAAGGCTCAAATACTCTTTGCTTTTTTCTAGCACGCTAAGTATACATTGCGCAAGCAAAAGCTTGTTGTACTCATCATAAACCTTTTTTAACTTTTCCAGCACATCTTTTATGATCTCAAGATTTTTCAGCTCTGTTTGAATCTTGTCCATGTTTTCTATGGAGTCAGAAAGACTACGCAAGTCTGACTCAGATAGGGCAGGAAGCGACTCTTGCAGCATCCTGCAAACAGTATCAGGTTTTATATCCCTCGAAAGTTTTGGCGTTCTAATTCGAACAATCAAGTCTATCAAATTTTCAAAGTCCTCTATATTTTCAAAGCCAAACAAGATCTTGTTAACTTCCTCCATATAATCCTTTCTGCTTGTAAAGACCTTGCCACCATCTCCTATCAGGTTTTCAAACTTCTTCTTAGTAAGTGGAATTTTTTGGTCGCCTATCTTTTCATAAAAGAAAATGTCAACTCCAAACCTTCTTCCGTCTGTTAGAACAAAATACCACGTATCAGGGCTCGTGCCTCTTTTTGCCCTTATTCCCATGCCTACGGATACAAATACATTTTGTTTTTTAAACTCAAGAAAAAGATAGGCTATTGCCTCGTTTTTCTGACCTGGTCCCTGATCGCCAAGAACATAATCTTCAAGCTTTCGCGCATTTGACCCGAAAGAGTCAAGCCTGGACGGGTGGTAGTTGCCATCTAAAAGTAGCGTAATGAAACTTTGCATTGTCACAGACTTGCCTGAAGCGTTAGGACCACGAATAAGCATCCTGCCATCGTAAAAATCAAAATACTCC is drawn from Caldicellulosiruptor diazotrophicus and contains these coding sequences:
- a CDS encoding carbohydrate ABC transporter permease is translated as MFRTKNQSSEDRLFDTISYLSLIFFALIVLYPLYFIIIASISDPDMVSSGQIWFLPKGITFDGYKRIFEDNSILLGYRNTLIYAGLGAIISVAMTVSGAYPLARKDFYGRNFFMAVFVFTMFFGGGLIPTYLLVKSLGMLDTIWAMVIPGAVSVWNLIITRTFFQLNIPEELREAAFMDGCSDLRFFVKIVLPLSRPIIAVLALFAIVGQWNGFFDALIYLSNEKLYPLQLVLRKILIQSEPQLGMMVDVDTLAAKLKVRELIKYSSIVVSSVPVLIIYPFIQKYFVKGVMIGSIKG
- a CDS encoding TIGR02680 family protein — its product is MSKENRWVLSRAGVFNYWYYDEEYFDFYDGRMLIRGPNASGKSVTMQSFITLLLDGNYHPSRLDSFGSNARKLEDYVLGDQGPGQKNEAIAYLFLEFKKQNVFVSVGMGIRAKRGTSPDTWYFVLTDGRRFGVDIFFYEKIGDQKIPLTKKKFENLIGDGGKVFTSRKDYMEEVNKILFGFENIEDFENLIDLIVRIRTPKLSRDIKPDTVCRMLQESLPALSESDLRSLSDSIENMDKIQTELKNLEIIKDVLEKLKKVYDEYNKLLLAQCILSVLEKSKEYLSLKKELEKAQTEVEKNREEKLKIEEKIEELKKEQESLTLRLESIKESDIFKLQKELLNIKEELRELEEQKNKKISQINSASQKLEKERQQLIALEEELEKYKRKIKDSVKEGKLLIESIGFQRFLETLDMYLLEQGSLDILKDELSSFLSQVEIALKNYEKLSEIKKDLDGFYKELDMNRAEAQKVEEEIQNLLLQLEEVKNSLKNAISIYFEQNEVFKALDEQRTAIFQAINSCERKGDYGRIYSILDDIYNFHYLAISDTIRRLEFEIETLNGQIKAKKEEIEKIKSQKDDEIILSPQQKKVRDRLLQKGVPFIPFYMAVDFKDGVDEKKKAIIEDALNCLGILNALIVPEKHKDILSDLMDDEKEIILISKPAYFSHLLNQFLEVADFDGPIELKQEVAAVIDSIFATEKDDGIYISEDGRFGSSILKGRTTTCENAKFIGIENRRRYRQMLISQLEDEVQKLSVELDNKKQERNAQKNLVEKLKNERNSFPSLVDLDTAFEMIEEREDRKSKLQKEIEFLEKKIRELLGRENSSQHEISVIATKLSITATKDNFLKLSQEAQKLKSVLVNLENEVEKEKLVSRTLDLRKDQILQIEENIQNLSFDLQVLKTRLEGLELKKIEIEKRLSSDDAHKLFEEQQKAIERLDSIPKEIESFNKNLQEIVAKISRHEALIETKASQLEKAKIEYTNSLEVLKIELSFGFVWKEENIEDESKLLEFAKEKSSFANEFKSKDLNQVFERLISAHYEAQVQIAEFGANLYLKEDEKTGYARYFWTAKKDGRLLSLYEFLERIDFEIIEKKNLITQQERELFEEVLIKDIGRRISSKIMLAQDWVKRMNELMDGMDLSGNLKFRLSWEQKKQELEDELSTAELIGLMSKDLSIATDEDKQKVVRHFRARIERAKRLQDSPDSFRSLYEIMKEILDYRQWFEFRLYYQRGTENRRELTNNAYDKFSGGEKALSIYVPLLAALCAKYQSAASFAPRIIALDEAFAGVDENNIEKMFDLIESLEFDYIMNSQILWGDYKTVPGLCIYELISDRNKGCVLKVKYIWNGYKKVLVEI
- a CDS encoding ABC transporter permease, which encodes MRITFKKILRNYQLYLLIMPTFLYFIIFKYIPMYGILIAFKDYSPTKGIIGSPWVGFKYFEDFFNSFNFWDLIKNTVYLNIFQLIVTFPLPIIVALMLNELPNEKIKKTIQTILYAPYFISTVVLVGMMYVFLSPSSGIINKIIQAISGNTIDFFATPGWFRPLYVLSSAWQGTGWGTVVYMAALSSVDPQLHEAAIVDGASKFKRTIVIDIPAIMPVIIIQLILALGNIMNVGFEKAYLMQTPLNLDVSEIIQTYVYKLGLLQAQYSFSTAVGLFNSVINFILLIIVNWIVKKFSETSLW
- a CDS encoding LacI family DNA-binding transcriptional regulator, encoding MRVTIRDVAKKANVSVATVSHVINNSKYVSEDLRRKVLQAMKELNYVPNSVAKRLRSKKSNIIGLIVPMLPDDTSSFFFISVAQGIENTLKKYGYSLLLSNSYEQLEREKELIKLFNTQMIDGLIIAPTKDEHSFMHEMIGNNYPIVFIDRIPKGFSSDCVLSDNFKGSYEAVYTLIKKGHKKIGFISGPLGITTSDERIEGYKRAIIDNNLEVVYSLIRIGEANFNNGYEFAKELVEKEGVTALFVANNVMANGTVKYLYDSNIKVPEQIAIIGYDDYQWTSVTNPPLSVVKQYPYEMGVKAAEVLLNRINRKSTKYGEYRLPTELIVRGTC
- a CDS encoding TIGR02679 domain-containing protein, with product MKEDRLLQECIEYFSHKGFVRVLELIYNKYRSLGRFSGKVVLENLQPVEKEMLSRYLGRIVSGDRVVVNVKEFAQKRFEQTKFSSLDFKDVLSHVLKKDILTKKEEKESRQKQLSGFLEKLEKQLANGADSECVFQAVKENFKQFEGYFKKYSEEKLLNILKVCLKAAATKPERIESLAVFATKMAHDPHFFDEDRDSGKIFLRILSLVKNVEYPKSSEEKTELLYMHNIIIDELSNWCLVYGIGAISEDGTEDEALKSFALQKKPVILPLYTIKDYKQFFGYSKKIVVVENPAVFSMLMQACSDISLICTNGQLRLSTKIVLESLSKEGFTIFYSGDFDPEGLLIADRIIQNYNAVPVCMDEESYLLSLSKNKISQKRLVMLRNVKSPELFDVCNKMRELKLSGYQERIVDRIVEKLKS
- a CDS encoding ABC transporter substrate-binding protein, whose product is MKKKLIAFATLVLFTFSSILGYSSWMKQLGFNKTGLPIVKTKVTLKIVSPKAPLAPNYNEMLIFKRLEKLTNVHIQWINIPDSDYQEKKNLLLASGDLPDAFYGAGFSDYDLFKYSQDGTILRLDNLINQYMPNVVKLFKRRPDIKKFVTLPDGHIYSLPVGEELGTGKEAIGAVLSFQFINKKWLDKLGLKMPTNLKEMHDALVAFKTKDPNGNGKADEIPFSFIHMWWCADIGTLFSAFGMLDTIDHLIVKNGKVIFTAVQPQYRNAIRYFHQWVKEGLIDKESFTQTKDPTALFAKGKTKDVTLGSFMWWEETEIVGPDREKDYAFVGPIKGLNNEKPVIYRSNGSPWGRGAFVITKKNKYPEITARWIDLQYEPKMTAQIHWGPIGDVFEEKNGRLVFKPLPPGVAMGEYRQKVAPNQVGVVTAEDFKNLVDMEARAKVRIERVKKYGPYMTDENLPTLFFTPAELEKKNRIEVNLYQYVNKKRAEWLMFGRIDNEWNKYIQDLKKIGLDEYVKIIQTAYDRYKKSK